The segment TGTGGAGGAGGTAGGGCGTAGAACACTGACGATAAGTGTTCCAATAGGGGATAAGGTGAAGAAGGTTATAGCGCGGCTAGAGCACGTCAAACCCCTGGCATTGGAATAAGGTGGTTCGGGTTGTCTGAACAGATCAAGAAGCGGCCCATAACCATACCAGAAGCCAAAGCAATCTTAGAGAAGATTAACCTCGATCAAGCAGACCAGATTCAAAAGAGGACACTCGACTACCTATCAAAGTTCTCCAAGACAACACCTGAAAACGCGAGAAGACTCGTTGAGGAGCTTATGAAGAAGGGTTTAACAGAAGAGGAAGCGATAGAGCTCGTAAACAGTATGCCTAAGAGCGCAGAGGAGATAAGGGTCTTCTCAGCCGGTTGGAAAAAGTTCCTACCAACAGAAACCGTACAAGAAATACTCAACATATTGAAGCAAACTTAAGCCTGTCATCCTTCTACGGGTGCAGTTTGCTATCTGGTTGCGCGTCGTGAGCGTAGTTCTTTGCCTCTCTATATACTTTTTTTAGATTATATGTCATCAATTTATAGCGAATAGATTACACAGATACATCTAGAAGAGAGGATATACCGTGATGCGTATGTTGCTCCTCACCTCGACAAGCTTGATCCAACTAACCACCTTCATATTAGGTGTAATAAGTAGGTGGTATAGATATGAGTGAGGAACTTAGGATAGGTGTCTTCATATGCCACTGTGGTGGTAACATCTCTGATGTTGTAGATGTCGAGAAGGTTCGTGAAGCAGCCTCCAAGATGCCTGGTGTAGTTGTTGCCGAAACCAATCGGTATATGTGTAGCAAGACTGGCTTGGACCTAATAAAGGAATCTGTGAAGAAGTATCGCCTAAATAGGGTGGTTGAAGCCTCTTGCACACCACGTATGCATCTAACCACTTTTAGGCGGGCTGTGGCTGAT is part of the Nitrososphaerota archaeon genome and harbors:
- a CDS encoding RNA polymerase Rpb4, whose amino-acid sequence is MSEQIKKRPITIPEAKAILEKINLDQADQIQKRTLDYLSKFSKTTPENARRLVEELMKKGLTEEEAIELVNSMPKSAEEIRVFSAGWKKFLPTETVQEILNILKQT